DNA sequence from the Actinomycetes bacterium genome:
GAGTGAACGCCAGCACCACGTCACGACCGAGCAGCAGGACGACCAGCCACCAGGGCACGATGTCGCGCAGGCCGAGGCCGAGCAGGGTGGCGATGACGTAGAGTCGGTCGGCGAGCGGGTCGAGCAGCTGTCCCAGACGGGAGATCTGACCGGTCCGCCGCGCGATCACGCCGTCCAGGTAGTCGGTGATGCCGCTGACCATGAGCAGCAGCACCGCCCAGCCGTCCGCCTCGGGCCCCAGCACGAGCCACAGGAACACCGGGATGCCGAGCAGCCGGAGCATCGAGAGCACGTTCGGGACCGTGAGCACGCGGTCGGTCTGGACCCGCGTCTCCTGGACCTCCATGCCTTCCCTCCGGCTCGGACGGCGGTTTACCTGACCCTACCCTCCGAACGGCGCCGTGCCCTGGGCCGCTACCGGCTGCAGGCGACGCCGCTGGAGCCGTCCTGGTTCACGACCACCACCCGGTAGCTGCCGGCGTCCGGGCCGATGTCCAGCCGTACAGCGGTGTGGCCGGTGGCGCTGTGCACCCAGAACGGCTGGCTGGTCGGGTCGGCGGGCGGCCGGTGCCCACGGACCTCTGTGACCTCGGCCGTAGCGCTGGTCCAACGGTCCGTGACGGCGTACGAGGTGCCGGCCAGGTACCCGTCGACCGCGCTGGCCGGGCCGAGGGCCAGGAGAACCGGCGTGCCGTTCAGGCTGGTGGCCGAGATCCAGCCGACCCACAGCCAGCCCGAGGGCTCCCGCCGTTCCCCCCTGTCACGGCGGGAGCCCCGTCCCACTTCTTAGCAGACGCCAACCTTCGAACGCAGGCGGTCAGCTCCGCCGAGCCGAACGGAGCTGGCGACGCATGACGACGCGGGTCGGAGACCTGCGGACCACTTCGCGGAACCCGGCTCGTTCGAACAGGCTCCGCGAGCCGAAGAACATGAAGTCGTCGTGGCTACGGGTGGGCTTGTCGACGGGGTACGCCTCGAGCGTTCCAACCCCCTGCTCGCGCGTACCCGATACCGGCCGCCAGTAGCCGGTGCTGGACACCCCGACCGCGCAGCTGCTTGGCCAGGTAGGTGCACACGATCGACCAGACCTCGCGATCGTCGATGGGTTTCATGAGGGCGAGCGCTTCAGCTTGGCGTAGTCCGCCCGAGGACCGAGACTGATCCAGCCAGCAGGGGCACCGTCGACATAGCCCACCAGGCCCGGGACGACCCCCGAGTCCACCTGCTCGCACAGCTGCCGCCGGTTCTCGGCGCCGGCCGCCGCGTTCACCGCGACGTTCCCGCTCCCTACGGTAGTACATGCAAGCACCAGCAGCCGCGCACGATCGCACCGCCGGGCAGGTCCAACAGCGACTCCAAGTCCTGCCAGGTGGCCGGTGTCAACGGCCGAGCCTCGAACGCGTGGGGCATGGCCGGCACGCTATCCCCGCCCTCGTTAGACCTGCCCGGCGTAGAAGCCGTACCGGGCGATCGGTTCGATGATCTGCTGCTCCTCGTAGGCCAGGTGGGACAACAGGGTGTCCGTGAGCAGGTCGACGGCGGACTGCAGACCGGTGAAGTCGCTGGAGTCCGCGAGGTAGGCCACCAGCGCCTGGTCGACCGCCTCCACGACGCCGTGGATGACTACGTGCTCCTGCTCCAGCCGGTCCACCACCGGTACCAGGTCGTCGTCGCAGTCGCGCAGGTGCGGGAAGACCGCCCGGTCCTCGATGCGGTGGTGCTCGGTCACCAGGCGGCAGTACGAGGCGCAGTACGCCCCGTGGGCCCAGTTGTTCTGGCGCAGGGTCAGCTCGTTGAGGAAGCCGCGGGCCTGTGCCGCGGTGAGAGTGCCCTGGTTCACCTGCTGGATCACCTCGCGCAGCTGGGTCAGCTCGGCGCGCAGGTGGTCATGGACCTCGACCAGGTGGGCGCCGACGGCCTGGGCATGTTCGGTGTAGACGTGCCCGCCTGGAGCCTGGGGCGCCACCGGCCGAACGGTCTCGTCCCACAGAGTGTGGTCAGTCAGCCGGGCTCCGGGGTCCGGGGTGGGAGTGGTCCGGAACACCGTGGATCCGTCGACGCGCGCGGCCCGCACGGGTCCCACCGCACTCGCCCTGGTGGCGGCCGGGACGGCTCGCTCCGCAGCGACCAGCACGCGCACAGCGGGTGCCACCTCCTGCCCGAAGTACGCGAGCTCGTCGGGGTCGTCGCTCGCCAAGATGAAGCTGGAGACGCCATGCTCGACGACCAGCGCCGCGATCGACTCGGCCCACCGTTCCGGGCGGCCCTCGAACGGCCCGCCGGACGCCGACGGGGAGCGCCCCGAGAGGTTCAGCATCCTGCGGACATCGCGCGGGTCTCGTCCGGCCGCTACCGCGGCCTCGTCGATCAGGGCGTTCATGGCGGGCAGGCTGCCGACGCCGGCCGGCAGGTAGGACAGCGACGGCAGCCATCCGTCGGCCAGCCGGCCGATCAGCCGCAGCATCCGCGGTTTCAAGCCGCCCACCCAGATGTCGATGTCGTGCGCAGGTGCCGGCCCGCGCTTGGCACCCATCACCGGGTAGTGCCGGCCGTCTGCCCGGACGCCGCCTCCATGGTCCACGGCCCACACCTCGCGGATGACCCCGATGGCCTCCTCGAGCGCCGCCAGCGACTCCCCGGGGCTCAGCCGGCGTCCCCCGTTCGCCTCAATGGCGTCCCAGAACGCGCCAGCCCCGAGCCCCAGCTCCACCCGGCCACCGCTGAGGAGGTCGAGGCTGGCGGCGCTTCGGGCCACGACGGCCGGAGGCCGTAGCGGCAGGTTCAAGACGTTGGCGCTCAACCGGATCCGGGTCGTGGCAGCGGCGACGTACGACATCAGCGTCCAGGTGTCCAGGAAGCCTGGCTGGTAAGGGTGATCCTGGAAGGTCACCAGGTCGAGCCCGACGCGTTCGCACAGCTGGGCCAGGGACACCACCTCCTGCGGCGCCCGCGCCGAGGGGGTGATGAAGCTGCCGAAGAGCAGCGAGTGGCCGTAGTCAGTCACGCAGGCGTCCCCTCACGGCATCGTCGACACTGGTTGAACATTGAACATCTCCAGGGCGACGCCCTCGACATGGACCATCGCTGTCGGATCGTGTCCACCGCGCTGACGACAGCGCCGTGCGCGACACCGGCGGACGGGGTGGGGTGACCCTCGCCCACAACGTCGCCTCGCCGGATGCCCGCAGCCGGCTCAGCCCCTCCAGCGCGGCCGGGAACGGCTCGACCAGCTGCGGCATCGCTCGTCGTGCTGCTCCCACACCATTGTGGAGTCGCCCAGCGCCGTGGCTCAGCCATCGAAGACGAAGCGGCCCTGCCCGTCGAACCATGCCGGGCGCACGTCGTCGACCAGATGACAGGGCAGCGGTGCGTAGATGTGCGGGTAGTACGTGCCGTTGCCGCCGTCCTCCAACCGCAGCGGCAGACCGGCTGCCTCGAGCCGGCGCATGTCCATGACCAGCGCCACGAGCTCGTCCTCGCAGCCTTCGTAGACCAGCTCGGCGACCTCGGCCAGCTGGCCGGCCGGGGAACCGTGGATGAACCCCACGTCCACCAGGCT
Encoded proteins:
- a CDS encoding DUF952 domain-containing protein, coding for MTGTTVPVYHLTSRGEWDAALAEGCYRRSTRGKSLVDVGFIHGSPAGQLAEVAELVYEGCEDELVALVMDMRRLEAAGLPLRLEDGGNGTYYPHIYAPLPCHLVDDVRPAWFDGQGRFVFDG
- a CDS encoding LLM class flavin-dependent oxidoreductase; this translates as MTDYGHSLLFGSFITPSARAPQEVVSLAQLCERVGLDLVTFQDHPYQPGFLDTWTLMSYVAAATTRIRLSANVLNLPLRPPAVVARSAASLDLLSGGRVELGLGAGAFWDAIEANGGRRLSPGESLAALEEAIGVIREVWAVDHGGGVRADGRHYPVMGAKRGPAPAHDIDIWVGGLKPRMLRLIGRLADGWLPSLSYLPAGVGSLPAMNALIDEAAVAAGRDPRDVRRMLNLSGRSPSASGGPFEGRPERWAESIAALVVEHGVSSFILASDDPDELAYFGQEVAPAVRVLVAAERAVPAATRASAVGPVRAARVDGSTVFRTTPTPDPGARLTDHTLWDETVRPVAPQAPGGHVYTEHAQAVGAHLVEVHDHLRAELTQLREVIQQVNQGTLTAAQARGFLNELTLRQNNWAHGAYCASYCRLVTEHHRIEDRAVFPHLRDCDDDLVPVVDRLEQEHVVIHGVVEAVDQALVAYLADSSDFTGLQSAVDLLTDTLLSHLAYEEQQIIEPIARYGFYAGQV
- a CDS encoding CDP-alcohol phosphatidyltransferase family protein — its product is MEVQETRVQTDRVLTVPNVLSMLRLLGIPVFLWLVLGPEADGWAVLLLMVSGITDYLDGVIARRTGQISRLGQLLDPLADRLYVIATLLGLGLRDIVPWWLVVLLLGRDVVLAFTLPVLRRHGLGPLPVHYLGKAATFNLLIAFPLVLLGSGAGAAADVARIFGWAFLVWGTALYWWAGMLYLIQVRGIVVADRAAAHDSGQAPA